In Oreochromis niloticus isolate F11D_XX linkage group LG18, O_niloticus_UMD_NMBU, whole genome shotgun sequence, one genomic interval encodes:
- the LOC109201832 gene encoding uncharacterized protein LOC109201832 isoform X4 yields MPSVQYLREFINERLTAAAEQIFLEFEKTIVQYEEEIDRQRRLLDITWKPQIKLHRTVPPDVPQQHVCKEELLTDQQLCNQASLNQKESELPHIKEEQEQLCSSQERRQVILKEETDTFMVTADYEENDHSEPEQKSNQVLSHSSAVETCCTPTVTAQIRSA; encoded by the exons ATGCCTTCAGTTCAGTATCTGAGAGAGTTTATCAACGAGCGactaactgctgctgctgaacaaaTATTCTTGGAGTTTGAAAAAACGATCGTCCAGTACGAGGAAGAGATCGACCGTCAGCGCAGACTGCTGGATATCACCTGGAAACCCCAAATCAAGCTGCACAGGACAG TCCCTCCAGATGTCCCACAGCAGCATGTCTGTAAGGAGGAGCTTCTCACTGACCAGCAGCTCTGTAACCAAGCGAGTCTCAACCAGAAGGAGTCAGAGCTTCCTCAtattaaagaggaacaggagcaactctgcagcagtcaggagaGAAGACAGGTTATACTGAAGGAGGAGACTGATACCTTTATGGTGACTGCTGATTATGAGGAAAATGACCACAGTGAACCAGAACAAAAGAGTAACCAGGTTCTCTCTCACAGCTCTGCTGTAG AAACTTGTTGTACACCCACTGTTACGGCGCAGATCAGATCAGCCTGA
- the LOC109201832 gene encoding uncharacterized protein LOC109201832 isoform X5 has product MPSVQYLREFINERLTAAAEQIFLEFEKTIVQYEEEIDRQRRLLDITWKPQIKLHRTVPPDVPQQHVCKEELLTDQQLCNQASLNQKESELPHIKEEQEQLCSSQERRQVILKEETDTFMKLVVHPLLRRRSDQPDVFSCQTAM; this is encoded by the exons ATGCCTTCAGTTCAGTATCTGAGAGAGTTTATCAACGAGCGactaactgctgctgctgaacaaaTATTCTTGGAGTTTGAAAAAACGATCGTCCAGTACGAGGAAGAGATCGACCGTCAGCGCAGACTGCTGGATATCACCTGGAAACCCCAAATCAAGCTGCACAGGACAG TCCCTCCAGATGTCCCACAGCAGCATGTCTGTAAGGAGGAGCTTCTCACTGACCAGCAGCTCTGTAACCAAGCGAGTCTCAACCAGAAGGAGTCAGAGCTTCCTCAtattaaagaggaacaggagcaactctgcagcagtcaggagaGAAGACAGGTTATACTGAAGGAGGAGACTGATACCTTTATG AAACTTGTTGTACACCCACTGTTACGGCGCAGATCAGATCAGCCTGATGTCTTCAGCTGTCAGACTGCGATGTGA
- the LOC109201832 gene encoding zinc finger protein 2 homolog isoform X2 — protein sequence MPSVQYLREFINERLTAAAEQIFLEFEKTIVQYEEEIDRQRRLLDITWKPQIKLHRTDVPQQHVCKEELLTDQQLCNQASLNQKESELPHIKEEQEQLCSSQERRQVILKEETDTFMVTADYEENDHSEPEQKSNQVLSHSSAVGESQDQGVSKKFDSGSARNRNKSHNNAEYPPTSGSQCNSDKSKKSSNCDVCGKAFKYNYIMRRHYRVHTGERPFSCKMCGKTFISASSLSKHTKTHSGVKPFCCTTCGKKFMYNSDLLKHIRTHTGEKPYCCKTCGKMFLYNSDLLKHTRTHTGEKPYHCATCGKVFGYSSSLLTHMRMHTGVKAYTCKTCGKMFKRNCHLTEHIRTHTGEEL from the exons ATGCCTTCAGTTCAGTATCTGAGAGAGTTTATCAACGAGCGactaactgctgctgctgaacaaaTATTCTTGGAGTTTGAAAAAACGATCGTCCAGTACGAGGAAGAGATCGACCGTCAGCGCAGACTGCTGGATATCACCTGGAAACCCCAAATCAAGCTGCACAGGACAG ATGTCCCACAGCAGCATGTCTGTAAGGAGGAGCTTCTCACTGACCAGCAGCTCTGTAACCAAGCGAGTCTCAACCAGAAGGAGTCAGAGCTTCCTCAtattaaagaggaacaggagcaactctgcagcagtcaggagaGAAGACAGGTTATACTGAAGGAGGAGACTGATACCTTTATGGTGACTGCTGATTATGAGGAAAATGACCACAGTGAACCAGAACAAAAGAGTAACCAGGTTCTCTCTCACAGCTCTGCTGTAGGTGAGAGCCAAGATCAGGGAGTAAGCAAGAAGTTTGATTCAGGATCAGCTAGAAATAGAAACAAAAGTCACAACAATGCAGAATATCCACCTACTTCAGGAAGTCAATGTAACTCTGATAAAAGTAAAAAGTCCTCAAACTGTGATGTTTGTGGAAAAGCCTTTAAGTATAATTATATAATGAGAAGGCATTATCGAGTCCACACAGGTGAGAGGCCGTTCTCTTGTAAAATGTGTGGGAAAACGTTTATATCTGCTAGTTCTTTGTCGAAGCACACAAAAACTCACTCAGGTGTTAAGCCATTTTGTTGCACAACTTGTGGAAAAAAGTTTATGTATAATAGTGATTTACTGAAACACATAAGAACACACACTGGGGAGAAACCATATTGTTGTAAAACatgtggaaaaatgtttttatataataGTGATTTACTGAAACACACAAGAACACACACTGGGGAGAAACCATATCATTGTGCAACATGTGGGAAAGTGTTTGGATATAGTAGTTCTTTATTGACGCATATGAGAATGCACACAGGTGTGAAAGCATATACTTGTAAAACATGTGGGAAGATGTTCAAACGTAACTGTCATTTAACAGAGCACATAAGAACTCACACAGGTGAGGAACTTTGA
- the LOC109201832 gene encoding zinc finger protein 773 isoform X1 has product MPSVQYLREFINERLTAAAEQIFLEFEKTIVQYEEEIDRQRRLLDITWKPQIKLHRTVPPDVPQQHVCKEELLTDQQLCNQASLNQKESELPHIKEEQEQLCSSQERRQVILKEETDTFMVTADYEENDHSEPEQKSNQVLSHSSAVGESQDQGVSKKFDSGSARNRNKSHNNAEYPPTSGSQCNSDKSKKSSNCDVCGKAFKYNYIMRRHYRVHTGERPFSCKMCGKTFISASSLSKHTKTHSGVKPFCCTTCGKKFMYNSDLLKHIRTHTGEKPYCCKTCGKMFLYNSDLLKHTRTHTGEKPYHCATCGKVFGYSSSLLTHMRMHTGVKAYTCKTCGKMFKRNCHLTEHIRTHTGEEL; this is encoded by the exons ATGCCTTCAGTTCAGTATCTGAGAGAGTTTATCAACGAGCGactaactgctgctgctgaacaaaTATTCTTGGAGTTTGAAAAAACGATCGTCCAGTACGAGGAAGAGATCGACCGTCAGCGCAGACTGCTGGATATCACCTGGAAACCCCAAATCAAGCTGCACAGGACAG TCCCTCCAGATGTCCCACAGCAGCATGTCTGTAAGGAGGAGCTTCTCACTGACCAGCAGCTCTGTAACCAAGCGAGTCTCAACCAGAAGGAGTCAGAGCTTCCTCAtattaaagaggaacaggagcaactctgcagcagtcaggagaGAAGACAGGTTATACTGAAGGAGGAGACTGATACCTTTATGGTGACTGCTGATTATGAGGAAAATGACCACAGTGAACCAGAACAAAAGAGTAACCAGGTTCTCTCTCACAGCTCTGCTGTAGGTGAGAGCCAAGATCAGGGAGTAAGCAAGAAGTTTGATTCAGGATCAGCTAGAAATAGAAACAAAAGTCACAACAATGCAGAATATCCACCTACTTCAGGAAGTCAATGTAACTCTGATAAAAGTAAAAAGTCCTCAAACTGTGATGTTTGTGGAAAAGCCTTTAAGTATAATTATATAATGAGAAGGCATTATCGAGTCCACACAGGTGAGAGGCCGTTCTCTTGTAAAATGTGTGGGAAAACGTTTATATCTGCTAGTTCTTTGTCGAAGCACACAAAAACTCACTCAGGTGTTAAGCCATTTTGTTGCACAACTTGTGGAAAAAAGTTTATGTATAATAGTGATTTACTGAAACACATAAGAACACACACTGGGGAGAAACCATATTGTTGTAAAACatgtggaaaaatgtttttatataataGTGATTTACTGAAACACACAAGAACACACACTGGGGAGAAACCATATCATTGTGCAACATGTGGGAAAGTGTTTGGATATAGTAGTTCTTTATTGACGCATATGAGAATGCACACAGGTGTGAAAGCATATACTTGTAAAACATGTGGGAAGATGTTCAAACGTAACTGTCATTTAACAGAGCACATAAGAACTCACACAGGTGAGGAACTTTGA
- the LOC109201832 gene encoding uncharacterized protein LOC109201832 isoform X3, which translates to MPSVQYLREFINERLTAAAEQIFLEFEKTIVQYEEEIDRQRRLLDITWKPQIKLHRTVPPDVPQQHVCKEELLTDQQLCNQASLNQKESELPHIKEEQEQLCSSQERRQVILKEETDTFMVTADYEENDHSEPEQKSNQVLSHSSAVGESQDQGVSKKFDSGSARNRNKSHNNAEYPPTSGSQCNSDKSKKSSNCDVCGKAFKYNYIMRRHYRVHTETCCTPTVTAQIRSA; encoded by the exons ATGCCTTCAGTTCAGTATCTGAGAGAGTTTATCAACGAGCGactaactgctgctgctgaacaaaTATTCTTGGAGTTTGAAAAAACGATCGTCCAGTACGAGGAAGAGATCGACCGTCAGCGCAGACTGCTGGATATCACCTGGAAACCCCAAATCAAGCTGCACAGGACAG TCCCTCCAGATGTCCCACAGCAGCATGTCTGTAAGGAGGAGCTTCTCACTGACCAGCAGCTCTGTAACCAAGCGAGTCTCAACCAGAAGGAGTCAGAGCTTCCTCAtattaaagaggaacaggagcaactctgcagcagtcaggagaGAAGACAGGTTATACTGAAGGAGGAGACTGATACCTTTATGGTGACTGCTGATTATGAGGAAAATGACCACAGTGAACCAGAACAAAAGAGTAACCAGGTTCTCTCTCACAGCTCTGCTGTAGGTGAGAGCCAAGATCAGGGAGTAAGCAAGAAGTTTGATTCAGGATCAGCTAGAAATAGAAACAAAAGTCACAACAATGCAGAATATCCACCTACTTCAGGAAGTCAATGTAACTCTGATAAAAGTAAAAAGTCCTCAAACTGTGATGTTTGTGGAAAAGCCTTTAAGTATAATTATATAATGAGAAGGCATTATCGAGTCCACACAG AAACTTGTTGTACACCCACTGTTACGGCGCAGATCAGATCAGCCTGA